The following are encoded together in the Lathyrus oleraceus cultivar Zhongwan6 chromosome 3, CAAS_Psat_ZW6_1.0, whole genome shotgun sequence genome:
- the LOC127129084 gene encoding transcription factor ORG2, giving the protein MVAFCSPEFSYSNMGWLLQELQPAQSLNIIHKDKNYATNLEYSLPQYHQFSSLKQQHVEIETPPSPPKLMVKKLNHNASERDRRKKVNTLISSLRSLLPDEDQTKKISIPVTISSVLKYIPELQKQVEGLTKKKEDLLSRISRQEYAVNKESQRKTIPSYNSCFVVSTSRLNDSELVVHISSYETYKIPLSEILMCLENNGLFLLNSSSSKTFGGRLFYNLHFQVDGTQRLESDDLIQKVLSVYERQLSNQVVLGDKDHMIRSVMIY; this is encoded by the exons ATGGTTGCATTTTGCTCTCCTGAGTTCTCATACTCAAACATGGGATGGCTCTTACAAGAGTTACAGCCTGCACAGTCCTTAAATATTATCCACAAGGACAAGAACTATGCAACTAATTTAGAGTACTCTTTACCTCAATATCATCAATTCTCTTCACTCAAGCAACAACATGTTGAGATTGAAACGCCACCATCACCCCCTAAGCTTATGGTGAAGAAGCTTAACCACAATGCTAGTGAACGTGATCGCCGCAAAAAGGTCAATACCTTGATTTCTTCACTTCGCTCACTTCTTCCAGATGAAGATCAAACG AAAAAGATAAGTATTCCGGTAACAATTTCAAGTGTGTTAAAATACATACCGGAATTACAAAAGCAGGTGGAAGGATTAACTAAGAAAAAGGAAGATCTTCTATCAAGAATTTCTAGGCAAGAATATGCAGTCAACAAAGAATCACAAAGGAAAACAATTCCAAGTTATAATTCTTGTTTTGTGGTTTCAACAAGTAGGCTTAATGATAGTGAGCTTGTTGTTCATATCTCATCTTATGAGACTTACAAGATTCCATTATCTGAGATCTTGATGTGTTTAGAAAATAATGGACTTTTTCTACTAAATTCTTCTTCTTCTAAAACCTTTGGAGGGAGACTCTTCTACAACTTGCATTTTCAG GTGGATGGAACTCAGAGATTAGAGTCTGATGATCTTATTCAGAAGGTTTTGTCAGTATATGAGAGGCAGCTAAGTAATCAAGTAGTGTTGGGAGATAAAGATCACATGATCAGGAGTGTTATGATATATTAA